From Halotia branconii CENA392, the proteins below share one genomic window:
- a CDS encoding BrxA family protein translates to MILCRRQQKRDNNAFVLTETVKVAELMHWGLTQKDIRQRVLVEDLFQLRSQVSRERALQTILKRLHQVPEAYIKLIATGNPDTRRLTILFLILREHRLLRELIAEVLLDKLKGFDYMVTLADLRTFFEGKRDQNSTVAAWSDSTYKKAASNTLLVLVNAGLLQPTSPRGNYQIRAVPVSSPLRLME, encoded by the coding sequence ATTATTCTCTGCCGAAGGCAACAAAAGAGGGATAACAATGCTTTTGTTCTGACTGAAACTGTGAAAGTTGCTGAACTGATGCACTGGGGTTTAACCCAGAAAGATATTCGGCAACGGGTATTAGTCGAAGATTTGTTTCAACTGCGCTCTCAAGTATCTCGTGAGCGTGCGCTGCAAACTATACTCAAGCGTCTTCATCAAGTGCCAGAAGCGTACATTAAATTAATCGCAACTGGCAATCCTGATACTCGCCGGCTCACTATACTGTTTCTGATTCTGCGAGAACATCGCTTACTGCGCGAACTCATTGCCGAAGTTCTGCTCGACAAATTAAAAGGTTTTGATTATATGGTAACACTGGCTGATTTACGAACTTTCTTTGAAGGAAAGCGAGACCAAAATTCAACTGTCGCTGCATGGTCTGACTCTACATATAAAAAGGCTGCTAGTAATACTTTACTGGTATTGGTAAATGCGGGTTTGTTGCAGCCAACTTCACCACGAGGAAATTATCAAATTCGTGCTGTTCCAGTATCATCCCCCCTTCGCCTTATGGAATGA